The Nisaea sp. DNA segment CGAGAAATCGGACATCTCGCAGGACAGCGCAGCCACCAAGGCCCTGCGCAAAGCCCGCGACAGCGGCATCCAGATTGCGCTGGACGATTTCGGCGAAGGCTATGCCCGGCTCCGCCTGCTGCATGAAGAGCATGCCGAGTATGTGAAATTCGACCGCTACTTCATCAACAATGTCGCCCGCGACCCGAAGAAGAAATTGTTCGTTTCCAGTCTGATCGACATGTTCGAGGTGCTCGGCATCCAGACCATCGCCGAGGGCGTTGAAACGGACGAGGATCTGGCCAGTTGCCGTGAACTCGGATTCGATATGGTCCAGGGCTATCTCGTTGCCCGCCCGACGCTGGATCATGAGAGCCTCAGCCGGAGCTACGAAAGCCTGATCTCGGCCCGGCGGCGCGATAGGCGCTCCCGGACATCGGACCAGCATCTTCTGCGGGAACAGATCGTCGATGTGCCGACCCTCAACATCGAAACACCGATGCAGGACGTTTTCGATGCCTTCCGCACAAACGAAAGTACCCGCCTGTTTCCCGTACTCGATGCTAATCAGCGGCCACTCGGCATCGTGCGGGATGCGGATCTCAAGGCCTATGCCTTCTCGCCCTACGGCAAGGACCTGATCGTGAATCGCAGCTTCGGCAAACGGCTCGGCGATTTCGTCCGCCCCTGCCCGGTTGCGGATATCCATACCCAGGCGGAACGCATCCTGCAGATCTACAGCCACAACGACGCGCTGAATGGCGTGATCATCGTCGAGAATGCGCAATATGCGGGCTTCCTCGACAACTCATCGCTGCTGCGGGTGCTGAACGAGAAGAACCTGATCACCGCCCGCGAAATGAACCCGCTGACAAAGCTGCCTGGAAACACAGCCATCTCGGATTTCATCGCCGACGCGCTGACCGAGGACGACCAAACCCGGGCACTGCTGCATTTCGACTTCGATAATTTCAAGCCGTTCAACGACACCTACGGCTTCCGCCAGGGCGACCGTGCCCTGCTGCTCTTCGCGGAGACTTTGCGGCAGGTCTTCACCGGCCAGGAATTCTTTCTCGGGCATATCGGCGGCGATGATTTTTTCGTCGGTGCCTGCGGCCTGCAGCCGACCGAAATCAGCCAACTGGCCTATGAGGCCCGCAAGCAGTTCGCCATGGATGTGGAAAGTTTCTACGACAAGGAGGCCCGTGAGCGAGGCTCCATCGAAGCGCGCGGCCGGGACGGCCAGCTACGCTCCTACCCGCTCCTGACATGCAGCGCTGCCATGCTGGTGGTCGATCCCGGCGAGCATCAGTCGGATCTGGAAACCGTACTGACGGCCTTTGCCGACCTGAAAAAACGGGCAAAGGAGGAAGGCGGCTTCGCCTTCCACCAAATTCAGTAGACCGGCTTTACAAAAGCCGATCCAGACTTACCGTCAGAGGCTGCTTGGCGGCTTGCCATAGACTTTCTCGAACGCGGCCTTGAGCTCCTCTGTCTCCTCTTCGGTCAGATCGACCATCTCGTCGACGAAGTCTTTCTGTTCCTTGAGGGACCGCTCGCACATTGAATGGAAGATATCCATCATGACGCGAAAGGCACTGAAGCGCGGGTTTCCAACCGGGTCGGAACGGATTTCAAACACCGAGATAATGCCGCCCATCTTGCGGACCATATGATCCAGTTCGGCTGATCTGCCCTTGTCAATTGTCACGGTGACGTCCCCTTAAGCGAATGAAATGACCCATTAAAGATAAAGGCAGGGCATCATACCCGGCATATAAGATGCGGCAATCCCATTCCCGTTCACTGGGGAACACATCCTGCCGGTATCAGACCAGCTCCGCTGTCCAGACCACGACCTGATCCCGACCGTTGTTCTTGGCCTCATAGAGCGCCCGGTCAGCGCGCTCCATGATATCCTTCAGGCTCCGTCTCGGCACGAGTTGCGCCACACCGAACGATACAGTCACGGAGAGCGGATCGCCTTTATCAATCTGGATCGGTGTTTCGGAGATGGTCTTCCGGACCCGGTCGAGGACCCGGCGGGCATCCTCCGGACCGGAATCCGGCAGACTGATCAGGAACTCCTCGCCTCCGAACCGATAAATCGAATCGTACGGCCGGAGCGTGTCTTCGATGATCCGTGTCACGCGGGCGAGTACCCGGTCTCCAGCCTGATGCCCATAGGTATCGTTAACGGATTTGAAGCGGTCAATGTCGGCGATCGCGATTGAACAGGGGCGGCCGCTGCGCCGCATCCGCTGTTGCTCACGCATCAGTTCCCGCTCCATGGTCATGCGGGTGTTCGTGCCGGTCAGCGGATCCAGATCGGAAAGCGCCGCCCGGAAGGCCCGGGCCATGCGGCCGGCCTGCTCGTTGAAACTGTCGATCTTGTGCAGCAGTGCGTCGTATTCCCCGGCCGGGATTCCGTCATCCTTCCAGCCCCGCACAGCGAGGATAGCCGCATGCGCGTAAAGCCCCTGATGCATGCCGACGAGCATGGCGAAGGCTGGCTGGGAGAAAATGTCGTCATCCCGGTTGGTGGAGTACCAACGGCCGAAGCGGCTCATCCGGTGCGCATCTTCCGTCACCACTTCCGGATCGGGGCGCAAGCGGCAAACCAGCGCCCGGTGAAACAGCGCGAGCCATTGCCGCGTCTCTTCCATCGCCGCTTCGAGTTCGCGTACGATCTCCTCAAGCTGCGGACGGGACAGCGCTGAGTCCGGTGCCTGCTGTTGCGCGGAGTTATCCTGAGCCGAGATCGTATTTTTCCTTCGTTAAACCTTGCCGATCCCACATCCCGGTCAGAGCCTATCGGCTCTGCCACGCGCAACCAAGCTCAATGAGAGATATCCGCCTGCCAGGCAGGTCAGTCAGTCAGCTCCGGGCGGTTCTCATAAAGCTTCAGCGCTTCCGGGTTGGCCAACGCCTCGACATTCTTCACCGGACGGCCATGCACGACGTTGCGCACGGCCAGCTCGACGATCTTGCCGCTCTTGGTCCGGGGAATGTCGGCGACGGCGATGATCTTGGCCGGCACATGACGCGGGGATGCTCCCTTGCGGACCGTGTCCTTGATCTTCTTGATCAGTGCGTCATCGAGGGTCACGCCCTCAGCCAGACGGATGAACAACACCACGCGGACATCGTCATCCCAATCCTGTCCGATGACGAGACCTTCCAGCACCTCCGGCAGTTTCTCGACCTGGCGGTAGATCTCCGCCGTGCCGATCCGCACGCCACCGGGGTTCAGCACCGCGTCGGAGCGTCCGTAAATCACCATGCCCCCGCGCGGGGTCAGCTCCACATAGTCGCCGTGGCACCAGATATTGGCGTAGCTCTCGAAATAGGCACTCCGGTACTTCGCACCGTCCGGATCGTTCCAGAACATGATCGGCATGCAGGGGAACGGACGGGTACAGACCAGCTCACCCTTTTCGCCGACCACCGGCTTGCCGTCATCGTTGAACACATTGACCGCGAGGCCGAGGCCGCGGGTCTGGATCTCGCCGCGCCAGACAGCGCCGACCGGATTGCCCAGCACGAAGCAGGAGACAATGTCCGTGCCGCCGGAAATCGAGGAGAGCTGGATGTCCGACT contains these protein-coding regions:
- a CDS encoding bifunctional diguanylate cyclase/phosphodiesterase, encoding MNSAVATPAADVETVETFPPLEDVLNGVSHAFQPIVHLDTGLTHGFEALLRGTDTLGFESIAQLFDQAAENGVVEQLESRLLTKALNDFANLSCAEGLHLFFNVDARSLPELGRNVPKTLNAMTDLGLSSTQLCLEVSEKSDISQDSAATKALRKARDSGIQIALDDFGEGYARLRLLHEEHAEYVKFDRYFINNVARDPKKKLFVSSLIDMFEVLGIQTIAEGVETDEDLASCRELGFDMVQGYLVARPTLDHESLSRSYESLISARRRDRRSRTSDQHLLREQIVDVPTLNIETPMQDVFDAFRTNESTRLFPVLDANQRPLGIVRDADLKAYAFSPYGKDLIVNRSFGKRLGDFVRPCPVADIHTQAERILQIYSHNDALNGVIIVENAQYAGFLDNSSLLRVLNEKNLITAREMNPLTKLPGNTAISDFIADALTEDDQTRALLHFDFDNFKPFNDTYGFRQGDRALLLFAETLRQVFTGQEFFLGHIGGDDFFVGACGLQPTEISQLAYEARKQFAMDVESFYDKEARERGSIEARGRDGQLRSYPLLTCSAAMLVVDPGEHQSDLETVLTAFADLKKRAKEEGGFAFHQIQ
- a CDS encoding diguanylate cyclase; its protein translation is MSAQDNSAQQQAPDSALSRPQLEEIVRELEAAMEETRQWLALFHRALVCRLRPDPEVVTEDAHRMSRFGRWYSTNRDDDIFSQPAFAMLVGMHQGLYAHAAILAVRGWKDDGIPAGEYDALLHKIDSFNEQAGRMARAFRAALSDLDPLTGTNTRMTMERELMREQQRMRRSGRPCSIAIADIDRFKSVNDTYGHQAGDRVLARVTRIIEDTLRPYDSIYRFGGEEFLISLPDSGPEDARRVLDRVRKTISETPIQIDKGDPLSVTVSFGVAQLVPRRSLKDIMERADRALYEAKNNGRDQVVVWTAELV